The following DNA comes from Halobacillus litoralis.
CATCAAATGCTTCTGTTCATGCTGGAAACGATTATGAGGTGATTCGAGCGTTGTCTGATGAACCTTACGGTTTGCTACTTGATCTAACCACACTCTTACATCTTCATTTAAAGCTTTTAACGTAGGTTCATGCTTGCGCTGCAAAAAGTTCTTCTTTAAATATCCAACAACATTTTCTACTTTTCCCTTTGTTTGTGGTCGGTGTGGTTTACATGCCTTTGGAACAATTCCATAGTAAGCTAAAAATTCTTCGAACTTCCGATTGAATCTTATTTCGACTGGGCTATGCCTGATAACAGCAGTTTTCATATTGTCATACAAAATTTGCTCAGGCACTCCATTGAAATAAGCAAAAGCATTCATATGGCACTTCATTAACGTTTCTAAATCCATGCTGTCCGTAAACTCTACATATTTAAGCCTCGAATAACTCAGTAAAATCACAAAAGCATAAATATCCTTTATTTCACCATCAACTGCGAATTTACCAATGTGTCCCCAATCCATTTGAGCTTGTTTTCCAGGAGGAGTCTCGTATCTTATGGTAGCTTGCTTTTTTGGTCGCACCCGATATGGTCGAATGAAATCCCGGAGGATTGTCATTTTGCCCTCGTACCCCATAGATATAATTTCATCTAATAATACGGTGCAGTTCGTGGTACCTTCCTTCATGCGTTTCTCTAAGTAATCTTTGAAGGGATCTAGCTTACTACCTTTACTTGGTACTTTCTTCATCCTTGGTAACTCTTCAGATTTTATGTACTTCCTAATAGTTTTAGGGTCAAAGCCAGTCTCTTTAGAGATAGCTGTGATTGACCACCCTTTTTGAAATAGTTCTCTAATCATAATGAATTCCCCAATCTTGATCATCATTTCTACACTCCAAATCTTTATCTAGTATAGAAATGATTATCTGTTATTATTGGGGAATTTGAAACCGTTGTTATTAGGGATTTTAGCACCGTTGTTCACAAGGGATAATCATGGCGCAAGGAAACAAAAAACTTTCGAATAAAAACGCACAACAGCATGACCGTAAAGAAGAGAAACAGCCGAGAACAAAACGATAATTGATGGTGTGCCTGCCCCCCACTGCGTTATCGAGCTAAAGGATAGTGTAATACCAAGGGTTTTTCCCTTTGGTGTTACGCTTTTTTAGTGTTTATATATTAGTGTGGGTTCATATAGACACTTAATGGTAAGGCTATGTGCTGCTGCTGATGGTGCTACTCAGAACCCGAAGAATGAGGATTTTATATTTTTTCAATGAAGTCCTTGCCAAAAATGGCGTTATTGTTTGAGGAAAAAGGGAATTTAGATTCGTTTATCAGCAGTTTTCTCATTTTTCATGATTCGTTAAATGGAGGAAGCTTCTATATACTAAAGCCAGTCAATTAGTAAGGAGGCGGATGGTGTGTCGAGAAAAACCAAGCCAATGGTATAAGGGAGCGCGTTTTAACTTGTATTCTAATAATTAGCCGAATTTCTTAGAAAAAAGGACGGTAATGGAAGCAACCTTTT
Coding sequences within:
- the istA gene encoding IS21 family transposase, producing MIKIGEFIMIRELFQKGWSITAISKETGFDPKTIRKYIKSEELPRMKKVPSKGSKLDPFKDYLEKRMKEGTTNCTVLLDEIISMGYEGKMTILRDFIRPYRVRPKKQATIRYETPPGKQAQMDWGHIGKFAVDGEIKDIYAFVILLSYSRLKYVEFTDSMDLETLMKCHMNAFAYFNGVPEQILYDNMKTAVIRHSPVEIRFNRKFEEFLAYYGIVPKACKPHRPQTKGKVENVVGYLKKNFLQRKHEPTLKALNEDVRVWLDQVANRKVHQTTLESPHNRFQHEQKHLMTSNTKPLFPIHHWEIRKVSKDCFVSYLGKRYSVPFRYVGQELKIKETLDHHLEIYDHYECVAKHPIMTGKVRDHINLKHYKGLQTTTDGLPTHSRLQSPDIEVEQRSLQIYEQLEGGDQS